One Blastocatellia bacterium genomic window carries:
- a CDS encoding TIGR03617 family F420-dependent LLM class oxidoreductase, with the protein MKVDLILPRFRLEDVPALARRVEALGFDGLWFGETGGDPFLAIALAAEHTTRITLGTGIAVAFPRSPMITAYIAWDLQRLSRGRMILGLGSQVKGHIERRFGLKWKAPAPWLREYIAALRAIWAAWRDGAPLNFRGEQYTLSLMTPFFTPEPNPYADIPVHISAVNRRMLRLAGEVADGVHVHPLHSERYVREIALPELEAGWRAAGRERSQFEIVAAAIIVSGRDSTEWDESQRFARAQIGFYGSTPTYRLLLELHGFTEQAERLRTLAAVGRWDELADVVSEEMLQTFAIVAPPEEMAERLRERYRSLVDRIVFYGLRPPRPLEDEAFWRKTIQVLKA; encoded by the coding sequence ATGAAAGTGGATCTCATTCTCCCGCGATTTCGTTTGGAGGATGTTCCGGCTCTGGCTCGGCGCGTGGAGGCTCTTGGCTTTGACGGTCTCTGGTTCGGTGAAACCGGAGGGGATCCATTCCTGGCGATCGCGCTCGCCGCTGAGCACACGACACGAATCACATTGGGGACGGGCATTGCGGTCGCCTTTCCGCGCAGCCCGATGATCACGGCATACATCGCGTGGGATTTACAACGTTTGTCGCGGGGCCGGATGATCCTCGGACTAGGAAGCCAAGTGAAGGGCCACATTGAGCGACGATTTGGGCTGAAGTGGAAGGCGCCGGCACCGTGGCTACGCGAATACATCGCGGCGTTGCGCGCCATCTGGGCAGCATGGCGCGATGGTGCGCCGTTGAACTTTCGCGGCGAGCAGTACACGCTGAGTCTGATGACGCCGTTCTTCACGCCGGAGCCGAATCCATACGCGGACATTCCCGTACACATCTCGGCGGTGAATCGCAGGATGTTACGGCTTGCCGGGGAAGTGGCCGATGGCGTGCACGTGCATCCCCTGCATTCGGAACGATACGTGCGCGAGATCGCACTGCCGGAGCTTGAAGCTGGATGGCGAGCGGCTGGTCGGGAACGCTCGCAGTTTGAGATCGTCGCAGCCGCCATCATCGTCTCGGGGCGGGATTCAACCGAATGGGATGAGAGCCAACGTTTCGCTCGAGCGCAGATTGGCTTCTACGGCTCGACGCCAACGTACCGCCTTCTCCTCGAATTGCACGGCTTCACGGAGCAGGCGGAACGGCTACGTACGCTGGCCGCGGTCGGACGATGGGATGAGCTCGCTGATGTCGTCTCCGAAGAGATGCTGCAGACGTTCGCCATCGTCGCTCCACCGGAGGAAATGGCTGAACGACTCCGCGAGCGGTATCGTTCGCTTGTGGATCGAATCGTCTTTTACGGGCTGCGCCCGCCGCGTCCCTTAGAGGATGAAGCCTTTTGGAGAAAGACGATTCAAGTCCTGAAGGCCTGA
- a CDS encoding radical SAM protein, giving the protein MIVRGLLWTDHVVLAHLIVTRRCNLSCGYCNEYDRVSTPVPTDVLRRRVDRLAELGASIITISGGEPLLHPELEEVIRHIRRHGIIAGLITNGYLLTRERIKKLNEAGLEYLQISIDNVQPDEVSKKSLKVLDQKLLWLSELARFKVNINTVLGSGVRNPEDALVIARRAVELGFSCSVGVIHDEWGRLRPLSQREREIFLAVQKLGKWSYSRVNRFQRNLVEGRPNRWRCRAGARYLYVCEDGLVHYCSQQRGYPGVPLETYTREDMRREYLTEKACAPYCTISCVQQVAELDNWRDPQTLGVKVWRAPVTSAYEVRRAE; this is encoded by the coding sequence ATGATCGTGAGGGGATTGCTTTGGACGGATCACGTGGTGCTCGCGCATTTGATCGTGACGCGACGGTGCAATCTCTCCTGTGGGTATTGCAACGAGTACGATCGGGTCTCGACACCGGTGCCGACGGATGTGCTGCGGCGGCGAGTGGATCGGCTGGCGGAGTTAGGGGCGAGCATCATCACGATCAGTGGTGGGGAGCCGCTTTTGCATCCGGAGTTGGAGGAGGTCATTCGGCATATTCGACGGCATGGGATCATCGCCGGGCTGATCACCAATGGATATTTGCTGACGCGCGAGCGGATCAAGAAGCTGAATGAGGCGGGGTTGGAGTACCTGCAGATCAGTATTGACAATGTTCAGCCGGATGAGGTCTCGAAGAAGAGCTTGAAGGTGCTCGATCAGAAGCTCCTGTGGTTGAGCGAGCTGGCGCGGTTCAAGGTGAACATCAATACGGTCTTGGGAAGCGGCGTGCGGAATCCTGAGGATGCGCTGGTGATCGCGCGGCGAGCGGTCGAATTAGGATTCTCGTGCTCGGTCGGAGTGATCCATGACGAGTGGGGGCGGCTGCGACCGCTCTCGCAGCGGGAGCGGGAGATTTTCCTGGCCGTGCAGAAACTCGGGAAGTGGAGTTACAGTCGGGTGAATCGGTTCCAGCGGAATTTGGTTGAGGGGAGGCCCAATCGGTGGCGGTGTCGGGCGGGCGCTCGGTACCTCTACGTGTGCGAGGATGGTCTGGTGCACTACTGTTCGCAGCAACGGGGGTATCCGGGAGTCCCGCTGGAAACGTACACGCGTGAGGACATGCGGCGGGAGTATCTGACGGAGAAAGCCTGTGCGCCCTACTGCACGATCTCCTGCGTGCAGCAGGTGGCGGAGTTGGACAACTGGCGCGATCCGCAGACGTTGGGGGTCAAGGTCTGGCGGGCGCCGGTCACGTCCGCGTACGAAGTGCGGCGCGCTGAATGA
- a CDS encoding radical SAM protein: MHKPIKYVEKALTYVARAAWFVFERLNRIRPNPSFTPKWSDRPLLKSYEKVKPPLGWPRTTDSLCPKCVPEIRQQILDGKLPVDILREQPVGQIKAQIIERDGKIWMVKDCPKHGHFEDIISIDPEFTRHLEQAYPGSDIRAHNDERLHNHGSSTIKYGRGAVLTIDLTNRCNMMCDPCFMDANQVGFVHELSWEDIKKLLDDAITLKPKRQLSVQFSGGEPTLSPYFLDAIRYARKLGYNSVQAATNGIEFAKSPEFARAAAEAGLRYVYLQFDGIGNAANAHRRVGNLFDVKLRAIENLHNAGVEIILVTTIVNGINNEQVGRIVQFALDNPKKIAFVAFQPVSFTGRDEEISDERRMAQRYTLSHLAHDLKNQLGLGEPARDWFPLSFVSTFCDWSDLVHGPQADWGQVGCGCHPNCGVGMAVMVDKETREAVPVTAFLNGDQLARDVMKINDAARGKWLSILGMALALMKNYDPFKAPKHFKLWDLLVKFDKSFGATGRSYGDVSGNRTREDIERRRRDRWNFLFIAGMWFQDLFNYDFRRTERCIIPYATQEGEISFCAYNTGIGWRKIVEKMHMTATLSKWYEQHGRHEIFAGGKSVPLSSTAHSLLVREELVTQDVQHDLERLGIPKNAREEKLWRRRLSKAENEQMARLYRQLVLNEPIEPLVQLRGLKSKTPNVGIGVGD, encoded by the coding sequence ATGCATAAGCCGATCAAGTATGTGGAGAAAGCGCTGACCTATGTCGCGCGCGCAGCCTGGTTTGTCTTCGAGCGGTTGAATCGCATTCGGCCGAATCCCTCGTTCACGCCGAAGTGGTCGGATCGGCCGCTGCTGAAGTCCTATGAGAAGGTGAAGCCACCGCTCGGATGGCCGCGCACGACCGATAGCCTCTGTCCCAAGTGCGTGCCGGAGATCCGGCAACAGATCTTGGACGGAAAACTCCCGGTGGACATTTTGCGGGAGCAGCCCGTCGGACAAATCAAGGCGCAGATCATCGAGCGCGATGGAAAGATCTGGATGGTGAAGGATTGTCCGAAGCACGGACATTTTGAGGACATCATCTCCATTGATCCGGAGTTCACGCGCCACCTGGAGCAGGCCTATCCGGGGAGCGACATTCGTGCGCACAATGATGAGCGGTTGCACAATCATGGGTCGAGCACCATCAAGTACGGGCGTGGCGCCGTCCTCACCATTGATCTCACTAATCGCTGCAACATGATGTGCGATCCCTGCTTCATGGACGCCAATCAGGTGGGGTTCGTGCACGAATTGAGCTGGGAGGACATCAAGAAGTTGCTCGACGATGCCATCACGCTCAAACCGAAGCGGCAGCTCTCGGTGCAATTCTCCGGCGGAGAGCCCACGCTCTCACCCTATTTCCTGGATGCCATTCGCTACGCGCGTAAGCTCGGCTACAACAGCGTGCAAGCGGCGACCAACGGCATCGAGTTCGCCAAGAGTCCGGAGTTCGCTCGCGCGGCGGCCGAAGCCGGCTTGCGGTACGTCTATTTGCAGTTTGATGGCATCGGCAATGCCGCCAATGCGCATCGGCGCGTCGGCAATCTCTTCGACGTGAAGCTCCGGGCGATCGAGAACTTGCATAACGCCGGCGTGGAGATCATCCTGGTGACGACCATCGTCAACGGGATCAACAATGAGCAGGTGGGCCGGATCGTGCAATTTGCCCTGGACAATCCGAAGAAGATCGCCTTCGTCGCCTTCCAACCGGTCTCCTTCACTGGACGCGACGAGGAGATCAGCGATGAGCGGCGCATGGCGCAGCGGTATACGCTCAGCCATCTGGCCCACGATTTGAAGAATCAGTTGGGATTGGGCGAGCCCGCGCGCGATTGGTTCCCGCTCTCGTTCGTGAGCACCTTCTGCGATTGGTCCGACCTCGTGCACGGGCCGCAGGCGGATTGGGGGCAGGTCGGTTGTGGCTGTCATCCCAATTGCGGCGTGGGCATGGCCGTCATGGTGGACAAGGAGACGCGCGAGGCCGTCCCCGTTACGGCCTTCCTGAATGGGGATCAACTGGCCCGCGATGTGATGAAGATCAATGATGCGGCGCGCGGGAAGTGGCTTTCGATCCTGGGCATGGCGCTGGCGCTCATGAAGAATTACGATCCGTTCAAGGCGCCGAAGCATTTCAAGCTGTGGGACCTGCTGGTGAAGTTCGACAAATCCTTCGGGGCGACGGGTCGCAGCTATGGGGATGTCAGCGGCAATCGTACCCGCGAGGACATCGAGCGACGGCGCCGGGATCGGTGGAACTTCCTCTTCATTGCCGGCATGTGGTTCCAGGACCTGTTCAACTACGACTTCCGGCGGACTGAGCGTTGCATCATCCCCTATGCGACGCAAGAGGGAGAGATCTCCTTCTGCGCCTACAATACGGGCATCGGCTGGCGGAAGATCGTCGAAAAGATGCATATGACGGCGACGCTCTCGAAGTGGTACGAGCAACACGGGCGACACGAGATCTTCGCCGGCGGCAAGAGCGTGCCCCTCTCCAGCACCGCCCATTCGCTCCTCGTGCGCGAAGAGTTGGTGACGCAAGATGTGCAGCATGATCTGGAGCGATTGGGCATCCCGAAGAACGCGCGCGAGGAGAAGCTGTGGCGGCGTCGTCTGAGCAAGGCGGAGAACGAGCAGATGGCGCGTCTCTATCGTCAGCTCGTGCTCAACGAGCCGATCGAACCCTTGGTGCAGTTGAGGGGCTTGAAGAGCAAGACGCCGAACGTCGGCATCGGCGTCGGAGATTGA